One segment of Erigeron canadensis isolate Cc75 chromosome 2, C_canadensis_v1, whole genome shotgun sequence DNA contains the following:
- the LOC122586321 gene encoding uncharacterized mitochondrial protein ymf1-like gives MPFGRSLLQRESLLRVSGEERSPEILISFHSSGSTSNQWRKLKNPWFPGRTLFRPSCFRTGKKKQFFAQLAHSAGPTCILYLAEEASDRLEFLPSWDSMDQDLLLLYGQYRSTLVDHMDVEKASHFDELETSLFHFYLPSSYLCFVCSPKEFDLFNLGIPPK, from the coding sequence ATGCCATTCGGAAGAAGTCTTCTACAGAGGGAAAGCCTGTTACGAGTAAGTGGAGAGGAAAGATCTCCAGAGATTCTTATCTCATTCCATTCCAGTGGCTCAACCAGTAACCAATGGCGAAAACTAAAAAATCCATGGTTTCCCGGTAGAACCCTATTTCGCCCAAGTTGTTTCAGAACCGGAAAAAAGAAGCAGTTTTTCGCGCAGCTTGCGCATAGTGCAGGTCCCACTTGTATATTGTATTTGGCCGAAGAAGCATCGGACAGGTTGGAGTTCTTACCTTCTTGGGATTCCATGGACCAAGATCTGCTTTTATTATATGGGCAATACCGATCTACTTTAGTAGATCATATGGATGTAGAAAAAGCTTCTCATTTTGATGAATTGGAAACATCTCTTTTCCATTTCTATTTACCCAGTTCATATCTTTGTTTCGTGTGTTCCCCGAAGGAATTCGATCTCTTCAATCTCGGGATACCACCTAAATAA